The following proteins are co-located in the Paludibaculum fermentans genome:
- the ltrA gene encoding group II intron reverse transcriptase/maturase, with translation MNGDEESDCAVVSMNPSNKATEQQAEAAEREEKRARTKENTDPTNTPPAQDGRGVSQGLAGVRKVAKERKQEQFTTLLHHLTHDLLRTSFYALKKNAAPGVDGVTWQQYEEGLEGRLADLKDRIHRGAYRAQPSRRIYIPKADGRKRPIGIAALEDKIVQQSVVTILNEIYEVDFRGFSYGFRPGRSPHQALDALSVGIRRKKVNWVLDADIRGFFDQMSHEWTIKFIQHRVADTRILRLIQKWLKAGVSEEGEWSETKVGTPQGAVISPLLANVYLHYVFDLWVEAWRKRTAEGDMLVVRYADDLVVGFQHREEVERFLEYFQARLAKFGLELHPEKTRLIEFGRFAQNNRQQCGEGEPESFTFLGFTHQCGRNSLGRFTIWRRTARKRLEAKLQQVKQTLRERMHEPVPKVGEWLGRVLNGFYQYHAVPGNWASLDRFRERIGRYWWRVLKRRSQKARVSAARATRLFERWLPRPRLLHPHPAVRFDARYPR, from the coding sequence ATGAATGGCGATGAGGAGTCGGATTGCGCCGTAGTATCGATGAACCCCTCGAACAAAGCAACGGAGCAACAGGCCGAAGCCGCGGAGAGGGAGGAGAAAAGGGCGCGAACCAAGGAGAACACTGACCCGACCAACACACCACCGGCACAGGACGGGAGAGGGGTGTCACAGGGTTTGGCCGGTGTGCGCAAAGTAGCGAAGGAAAGGAAGCAGGAGCAGTTCACCACGCTGCTGCACCATCTGACGCATGATCTGCTACGGACGAGTTTTTACGCGTTAAAGAAGAACGCGGCGCCGGGAGTGGACGGAGTCACGTGGCAGCAGTACGAGGAAGGGCTGGAAGGGCGGCTTGCCGATCTGAAAGACCGGATTCACCGGGGAGCGTACCGGGCGCAGCCTTCAAGACGGATCTACATACCGAAGGCGGACGGGCGGAAACGCCCGATCGGAATTGCGGCGCTGGAGGACAAGATTGTTCAACAGTCCGTGGTGACCATCCTCAATGAAATATACGAGGTGGACTTTCGGGGATTCAGCTATGGGTTTCGGCCCGGGCGGAGTCCGCACCAGGCGCTGGATGCCTTGAGTGTGGGCATCCGCCGGAAGAAGGTGAACTGGGTTCTGGATGCGGACATTCGCGGGTTCTTCGACCAAATGAGCCACGAATGGACGATCAAATTCATCCAACACCGAGTCGCCGATACGCGCATTCTGCGCCTGATCCAGAAATGGTTGAAGGCTGGAGTGAGCGAGGAGGGCGAGTGGTCGGAAACGAAGGTAGGCACTCCGCAAGGGGCGGTGATTTCGCCGTTGCTGGCGAACGTATACCTGCACTACGTGTTCGACCTGTGGGTGGAGGCATGGCGCAAGAGGACGGCGGAGGGCGACATGCTCGTCGTCCGCTACGCGGACGATCTTGTGGTGGGGTTTCAGCATCGGGAAGAAGTCGAGCGATTTCTGGAGTACTTCCAGGCAAGGCTGGCGAAATTCGGGTTGGAATTGCACCCAGAAAAGACGCGACTGATCGAGTTTGGTAGATTCGCTCAGAACAACCGGCAGCAGTGTGGTGAAGGCGAACCGGAGAGCTTCACGTTTCTGGGGTTCACGCACCAGTGTGGGCGCAACAGTCTCGGGCGATTCACTATCTGGCGGCGCACGGCGAGGAAGCGCTTGGAGGCAAAACTGCAGCAAGTTAAGCAGACGCTTCGCGAGCGGATGCACGAACCGGTGCCGAAAGTGGGAGAGTGGCTCGGGCGCGTGCTTAACGGTTTCTACCAATACCATGCAGTGCCGGGCAACTGGGCGAGCCTGGACCGATTCCGCGAGCGCATCGGACGTTATTGGTGGCGCGTATTAAAACGGCGCAGCCAGAAAGCCCGAGTGAGCGCGGCGCGGGCAACTCGACTCTTCGAGCGCTGGCTGCCGCGCCCCCGGCTACTGCATCCACATCCAGCAGTACGCTTTGACGCCAGATATCCAAGGTAG
- the xylB gene encoding xylulokinase, which produces MYWLGIDIGTGGSRALLVDAQGKVKAGFTAPHEAMKMERPLWAEQCPEDWWAAAQKAVQGVLKEAGVSGAEVKAVGLSGQMHGLVLLDEKNEVVRPALIWCDQRSQPQVDAINQTVGKANVVAHTANPMLTGFTLPKLLWVRDNEPANFEKAKKMLLPKDYVRFMLTGEHATEVSDASGTGLLDVVTRRWSGPMIERLKLDSSLLPEVKESVDVSGTISKAAAAATGLKEGTPVVGGAGDQAASGIGNGIVKSGVASCTIGTSGVVFAYLDRPQYDPTGRVHTFCHAVRGKWHVMGVTQGAGLSLQWFRNHFAPGVEYDDLVAEAQQAPPLSHGLYWLPYLMGERTPHLDAIARGGWIGLTAKHGRGDLVRSIIEGVSYSLKDCLGVIEGMAVEVNSVRASGGGAKSLFWRQMLADIFRRGISTLENSEGSAYGAALLALASAGEYKNVEELCEAAVKEKDCLIPSVHESAAYDRGYEVFSVLYPTLKPVYGLIHQLA; this is translated from the coding sequence ATGTATTGGCTTGGAATTGATATCGGCACGGGCGGCAGCCGGGCCCTGTTGGTGGATGCACAAGGCAAGGTGAAGGCGGGCTTCACGGCACCTCACGAAGCGATGAAGATGGAACGGCCGCTGTGGGCCGAGCAATGCCCGGAGGACTGGTGGGCCGCGGCGCAGAAGGCGGTGCAGGGTGTCCTGAAGGAAGCCGGCGTCTCGGGCGCGGAAGTGAAGGCCGTCGGGTTGTCCGGCCAGATGCACGGCCTGGTGCTGCTGGACGAGAAGAACGAAGTGGTCCGTCCGGCCCTGATCTGGTGCGACCAGCGCAGCCAGCCGCAGGTGGACGCCATCAACCAGACGGTGGGCAAGGCCAATGTGGTGGCGCACACCGCGAATCCGATGCTCACCGGCTTCACGCTGCCGAAACTGCTGTGGGTGCGCGACAACGAGCCGGCGAACTTCGAAAAAGCGAAGAAGATGCTGCTGCCCAAGGACTACGTGCGGTTTATGCTCACGGGCGAGCACGCCACGGAAGTCAGCGATGCCTCGGGCACGGGCCTGCTGGATGTCGTGACGCGGCGTTGGTCCGGACCGATGATCGAGCGGCTGAAGCTGGATTCCTCGCTGCTGCCGGAAGTGAAAGAGTCGGTGGACGTCAGCGGGACCATCAGCAAGGCGGCGGCCGCCGCCACGGGCTTGAAGGAAGGAACTCCGGTGGTGGGCGGCGCGGGCGACCAGGCGGCCAGCGGCATCGGCAATGGCATTGTGAAGAGCGGTGTGGCGTCGTGCACGATTGGCACCTCGGGCGTGGTCTTCGCGTACCTGGACCGTCCGCAATATGACCCGACGGGCCGGGTCCACACCTTCTGCCACGCGGTGCGCGGCAAGTGGCACGTAATGGGCGTGACGCAGGGAGCGGGCCTCAGCCTGCAATGGTTCCGCAATCACTTCGCTCCAGGCGTGGAGTATGACGACCTGGTAGCCGAAGCCCAGCAGGCTCCACCGCTGTCGCACGGGCTGTACTGGCTGCCTTACCTGATGGGCGAGCGGACCCCGCACCTGGACGCGATCGCGCGCGGCGGCTGGATCGGCTTGACGGCCAAGCATGGGCGGGGCGACCTGGTGCGGTCGATCATCGAAGGCGTGAGCTACAGCCTCAAGGATTGCCTGGGCGTGATCGAAGGCATGGCCGTGGAAGTGAATTCGGTGCGTGCCTCCGGTGGCGGCGCCAAGAGCCTCTTCTGGCGGCAGATGCTGGCCGACATTTTCCGGCGCGGCATTTCGACGCTGGAGAATTCCGAAGGCTCGGCCTACGGCGCAGCCTTGCTGGCCCTGGCGTCGGCGGGTGAGTACAAGAACGTGGAAGAGCTGTGCGAAGCAGCGGTGAAGGAAAAGGATTGCCTGATCCCCAGCGTGCACGAATCGGCGGCCTACGACCGCGGGTATGAGGTGTTCAGCGTGTTGTATCCGACGCTGAAGCCGGTGTACGGGCTGATTCACCAACTGGCGTAG
- a CDS encoding ROK family protein, producing MVTTNRYSIGVDLGGTNLRAAAIDSDGKQLGKSSGKTNLREGREAVIEDIVLAIRALRDEFGQDKLAGIGVAVPGFIELKKGLIVGSNNLPAFDGFPLRDDLSEKLGKPVILENDANAAALGEKWLGAGQDVNDLVLLTLGTGIGGGIISDGRILHGFVGMAAELGHMTVIPGGNPCGCGNEGCLEKHASATAVASMGRLLHLGDNPTSKDIYQIAMGEGEDAKKARHVFELMGTALGIAIGNLINIFNFPLYLLSGGPLPAWDLFAPAIFREVEKRSFTYRNTKTRIERATLGGEAGLYGAAYLPFQCSGELKRAET from the coding sequence ATGGTGACGACGAACCGCTACTCGATTGGAGTCGACCTGGGGGGTACAAACCTTCGGGCCGCGGCCATCGATTCCGACGGAAAACAGCTAGGTAAGAGCTCCGGAAAGACCAACTTGCGGGAAGGCCGGGAGGCGGTGATTGAAGACATCGTCCTGGCAATCCGGGCCCTGCGGGACGAGTTCGGCCAGGACAAGCTGGCGGGGATCGGAGTGGCGGTCCCGGGCTTTATCGAACTAAAAAAAGGCCTGATCGTCGGCTCGAACAACCTGCCCGCTTTCGATGGTTTCCCCCTCCGGGACGACCTGAGCGAAAAGCTGGGCAAGCCCGTGATCCTCGAGAACGACGCCAACGCCGCCGCGCTGGGCGAGAAGTGGCTGGGCGCGGGCCAGGACGTGAACGACCTGGTACTGCTGACACTCGGGACAGGCATCGGTGGCGGAATCATTTCCGATGGGCGGATCCTGCACGGCTTTGTCGGCATGGCAGCGGAACTGGGCCACATGACGGTGATTCCCGGCGGCAATCCGTGTGGCTGCGGCAACGAAGGCTGCCTGGAGAAGCACGCGTCGGCCACGGCCGTGGCGTCGATGGGCCGGCTGCTGCATCTCGGCGACAATCCGACGTCGAAGGACATCTATCAGATCGCCATGGGCGAGGGTGAGGACGCGAAGAAAGCCCGCCACGTGTTTGAGCTGATGGGCACGGCGCTGGGCATCGCCATCGGTAATCTGATCAACATCTTCAATTTTCCGTTATACCTGTTGAGCGGCGGACCGCTGCCGGCATGGGATTTGTTTGCCCCGGCGATCTTCCGGGAAGTGGAGAAGCGCAGTTTCACTTACCGCAACACCAAGACAAGGATTGAAAGAGCAACCCTTGGCGGTGAAGCAGGGCTGTATGGCGCGGCCTATCTGCCTTTCCAATGTTCGGGTGAGCTGAAGCGCGCAGAGACTTAG
- a CDS encoding S9 family peptidase, which yields MSTPAQMAEVKPPTLKTVPKELEKHGDRRTDNYFWLRDRSNPEVISYLDAENKYTEAQMGDTKALQEQIYKEIVGRIQEDDTSAPVKHGEYYYFTRTMKGKQYPVYLRRKGASGPEEVLLDGNVLAAGQKYFQVGAFSVSPNQKLLAYGTDTSGDETFTVHVKDLATGQPLPDQIRNAYYSVEWAADNKTLFYNVLNESKRPYKVFRHALGSAAADVEVFHEADERFEVAISKTRSRAYLLIDCDSQTTSEVWYLPADQADGKFTRLYERIQDVEYQVSDHGGNWYVRTSEGAKTFRLMQAPIAHPEARKEIIPARKDVTLEDVDTYADHLVVTERAQGLPRLLVRRFSDGQEHLVAMPEPDYTVKGGGGFEYDTPVLRFNYTSLVTPPSIFDYDMNLRQRTLVKQQAVLGGFKPENYVSERIMGKASDGTLIPISVVSRKGLVKDGSNPCLLYGYGAYGISSDPTFSAERISLLDRGFVYAIAHIRGGGDLGKPWHEAGRMLNKQHTFTDFIAAAQMLIARRYTQPKKLGILGGSAGGLLMGAVVNLRPDLFGAVVAKVPFVDLISTMMDASLPLTVGEYEEWGNPEDPKYYSYMRTYSPYDNVERQAYPNMLVTAGLNDPRVSYWEPAKWVAKLRTMKKGNNLLLLKTNMGAGHFGASGRYERFKDTAFDYAFLLKALDVSGQTASK from the coding sequence ATGTCAACTCCTGCTCAAATGGCCGAGGTAAAGCCTCCCACCCTGAAGACCGTTCCCAAGGAACTGGAAAAGCACGGTGACCGGCGCACGGACAATTACTTCTGGCTGCGCGACCGGTCGAATCCGGAGGTGATCTCCTACCTGGATGCGGAGAACAAGTACACCGAAGCGCAGATGGGCGATACGAAAGCGCTGCAGGAGCAGATCTACAAAGAGATCGTAGGGCGGATTCAGGAAGATGATACATCGGCCCCGGTGAAGCACGGGGAGTACTACTACTTCACGCGGACGATGAAGGGCAAGCAGTATCCGGTGTACCTGCGGCGCAAGGGCGCCAGCGGACCGGAAGAGGTGCTGCTGGACGGGAATGTTCTGGCGGCAGGACAAAAGTACTTCCAGGTGGGTGCTTTCTCAGTGAGCCCGAACCAGAAGCTGCTGGCGTACGGGACAGATACTTCCGGCGACGAGACGTTCACGGTGCACGTGAAAGACCTGGCCACCGGGCAACCGCTGCCGGACCAGATCAGGAATGCCTATTACAGCGTGGAATGGGCGGCGGACAACAAGACCCTGTTCTACAACGTCCTGAACGAATCAAAGCGGCCGTACAAGGTGTTCCGGCACGCCTTGGGCTCGGCGGCAGCCGACGTGGAGGTGTTTCACGAGGCGGACGAGCGGTTCGAGGTGGCGATCAGCAAAACGAGGAGCCGGGCCTACCTGCTGATCGACTGCGACAGCCAGACGACCTCCGAGGTCTGGTACCTGCCGGCCGATCAGGCGGACGGCAAGTTCACCCGCTTGTACGAGCGGATCCAGGATGTCGAGTATCAGGTTTCCGATCACGGCGGCAACTGGTATGTACGCACCAGCGAAGGCGCCAAGACGTTCCGACTGATGCAGGCGCCCATTGCGCATCCGGAAGCGCGCAAGGAGATCATCCCCGCCCGCAAGGACGTCACGCTGGAAGACGTCGATACCTACGCCGATCATTTGGTGGTGACGGAGCGCGCCCAGGGTCTGCCGCGCTTGCTGGTGCGGCGCTTCTCGGACGGGCAGGAGCACCTGGTAGCGATGCCGGAACCGGACTATACCGTAAAGGGCGGCGGCGGCTTTGAGTACGACACGCCGGTGCTGCGCTTCAACTACACCAGCCTGGTGACCCCGCCGTCGATCTTCGATTACGACATGAACCTGCGGCAGCGGACGCTGGTGAAGCAGCAGGCCGTGCTCGGCGGCTTCAAACCGGAGAACTACGTCAGCGAACGGATCATGGGCAAGGCCAGCGATGGAACCTTGATTCCCATTTCCGTCGTATCTCGGAAGGGCCTGGTGAAGGACGGCTCGAATCCCTGCCTTCTCTATGGATATGGAGCATATGGGATCTCGTCCGATCCGACGTTCAGTGCGGAGCGCATTTCCCTGCTCGACCGCGGCTTCGTCTACGCCATTGCGCACATCCGGGGCGGCGGCGACCTGGGCAAGCCGTGGCACGAGGCGGGGCGCATGCTGAACAAGCAGCATACGTTTACAGACTTCATTGCGGCGGCGCAGATGCTGATCGCCCGGCGGTACACGCAACCGAAGAAGCTGGGCATCCTGGGCGGCAGCGCGGGCGGCCTGCTGATGGGCGCCGTGGTGAATCTGCGGCCAGACCTGTTCGGCGCCGTGGTCGCGAAGGTTCCGTTCGTCGACCTCATCAGCACGATGATGGACGCTTCCCTGCCCCTGACGGTCGGTGAGTATGAAGAGTGGGGCAATCCAGAGGATCCGAAGTACTACTCCTACATGCGGACCTACTCGCCCTATGACAACGTGGAGCGCCAGGCTTACCCGAACATGCTGGTGACGGCGGGCCTGAACGATCCGCGCGTGAGCTACTGGGAGCCGGCCAAATGGGTCGCCAAGCTGCGCACGATGAAGAAGGGCAACAATCTGCTGCTCCTGAAGACGAATATGGGCGCCGGACACTTCGGGGCCTCGGGCCGGTATGAACGATTCAAGGACACGGCGTTCGACTACGCGTTTCTGCTCAAGGCCCTTGACGTCAGTGGGCAGACGGCCTCAAAGTAG
- a CDS encoding tetratricopeptide repeat protein: MIEQQPEQQEVRDALGRIVESAGFAGAGRLSSFLTYLVERTLSGETDRLKESVLGVEVFQRSTGYDPRTDPIVRVEARRLRSRLEEYYAGAGKDEAVRIELPKGGYVPSFGKRVAKPVAAAVPAAPAAPRPPTVEVESAPMPRGWKLVGILAGLAVVGISLGYWQTSYMRRVRQAPLATVAVLPFANVGGVAENEYFSQGLTEEIMDRLARVQGLKVISRTVMAQFKGRDAALDEVAGRVNASMVLEGSVRRQGERLRVTARLANPRDGSSVWSQTYDRPMKDIFAVQDEIAQSIANALRVQVGPAAAAAGKRTTSSIEAYNAFLKGKYQANLYSRQGMQKSIEYFEECLRLDPDYAPALAGLSSTYSLLGYYNSLPADVAWPNARRTAERAIALDPTLADAHSALGLTLAFHDWKWREAEAEARRAIEIDDGSAVAHGMYAAAVLLPQGRMKECRVEYRKALELDPLASFINFSYGYALQVEGRYDDAVTQYKRTLELKNLHPDMYWDLGMALGFAGRHKEAEAAMRKSMEMQGRDPKLPLVGLQAYFAGDVEAARRSLPVIEAEVRAGQEDRMDLARTYSMLGEKQKALNTLAEAIKVRESQVIWIKVDPRFRPLWEEARFKDLLHQVGLDAAP, translated from the coding sequence ATGATAGAACAACAGCCGGAACAGCAGGAGGTCCGCGACGCGCTGGGGCGGATTGTGGAAAGCGCGGGTTTTGCGGGCGCGGGACGGCTCTCCTCGTTCCTGACTTACCTGGTGGAGCGGACCCTCAGCGGCGAGACCGACCGGCTGAAGGAGTCCGTGCTGGGGGTGGAAGTCTTCCAACGCAGCACCGGGTACGACCCTCGGACCGACCCGATCGTGCGGGTGGAAGCACGGCGGCTGCGGAGCCGGCTGGAGGAGTACTACGCCGGCGCGGGCAAGGACGAGGCGGTACGGATTGAGCTGCCCAAGGGCGGCTACGTCCCATCGTTCGGGAAGCGGGTAGCGAAACCCGTTGCGGCAGCGGTTCCAGCCGCACCAGCCGCCCCCAGGCCGCCGACGGTGGAAGTGGAGTCGGCGCCGATGCCGCGCGGCTGGAAACTGGTGGGCATCCTCGCCGGCCTGGCGGTGGTGGGCATCTCCCTGGGGTACTGGCAGACGTCATATATGCGGCGCGTTCGCCAGGCGCCGCTGGCGACGGTGGCAGTGTTGCCGTTTGCAAACGTGGGCGGCGTGGCGGAGAACGAGTACTTCAGCCAGGGTCTGACGGAAGAGATCATGGACCGGCTGGCGCGGGTCCAGGGGCTAAAGGTGATCTCCAGGACGGTGATGGCCCAGTTCAAGGGACGCGACGCCGCGCTGGACGAAGTGGCCGGCCGCGTGAATGCGTCGATGGTACTGGAAGGCAGTGTCCGAAGGCAGGGTGAACGGCTGCGCGTGACGGCGCGGTTGGCGAATCCGAGGGACGGATCGTCGGTATGGTCGCAAACGTACGACCGGCCAATGAAAGACATCTTCGCGGTACAGGACGAGATCGCCCAGTCGATTGCGAATGCCCTGCGGGTGCAGGTGGGGCCGGCAGCGGCGGCCGCCGGCAAACGCACGACATCCAGCATCGAGGCGTACAACGCGTTCCTGAAAGGCAAGTACCAGGCGAATCTGTACTCGCGGCAGGGGATGCAGAAGAGCATCGAGTATTTCGAGGAGTGCCTGAGGCTCGATCCGGACTATGCGCCGGCACTGGCCGGGCTGTCATCCACCTATTCACTGCTGGGCTACTACAACTCGCTGCCGGCCGATGTGGCGTGGCCAAATGCGCGGCGGACAGCGGAGCGGGCGATCGCCCTGGATCCGACCTTGGCGGACGCGCACTCGGCGTTGGGCCTCACACTCGCCTTCCACGACTGGAAGTGGCGGGAAGCCGAGGCGGAAGCGCGGCGCGCAATCGAGATCGACGACGGTTCGGCGGTGGCTCATGGGATGTACGCCGCGGCGGTGCTGCTGCCGCAGGGGCGCATGAAAGAGTGCCGGGTGGAATATAGAAAAGCGCTGGAGTTGGATCCCCTCGCGTCGTTCATCAACTTCTCCTATGGCTACGCATTGCAGGTGGAGGGCCGCTACGACGATGCCGTCACGCAATACAAGCGCACGCTGGAGCTGAAGAACCTCCATCCAGACATGTACTGGGACTTGGGCATGGCCCTGGGCTTCGCCGGGCGGCACAAAGAAGCCGAAGCCGCGATGCGGAAGTCGATGGAGATGCAGGGACGGGATCCCAAACTGCCGCTGGTGGGCCTGCAGGCCTACTTTGCGGGGGATGTCGAAGCAGCGCGGCGCAGCTTGCCCGTGATCGAGGCGGAGGTGAGGGCAGGCCAGGAAGACCGGATGGACCTGGCGCGGACCTACTCCATGCTCGGCGAGAAGCAGAAGGCGCTGAATACGCTGGCAGAGGCGATCAAGGTGCGGGAGAGCCAGGTGATCTGGATCAAGGTGGATCCCCGTTTTCGGCCTTTGTGGGAAGAAGCGCGCTTCAAGGATCTGCTGCACCAGGTGGGTCTGGACGCCGCTCCGTAA
- a CDS encoding acyltransferase family protein, whose protein sequence is MKHDSERFHAFDALRAAMMLLGVALHSSTAYSTFPDVWWLKDPVTSRWLDAFLLFVHGFRLPAFFVMSGFFAALLISRRGWQGFLENRVARLGLPFLLGMLVLYPFLKIAAVFAYFLVRDPNAWNRTLGWLAEGRLERAIEPMHLWFLEILMWLCLAAAPLAPRLTRWLGRPWFRSILASRLAPVFWSLLTFFTLLSMEFGILDTPHNFAPHFRIIAAYAVFFAFGWGLYCHRASLPLLRGAGWPHLCLAVLFTFITLGAIDRQVANRAVRDWPAFLATCAGTALTAWCMIFGLIGLFLRYFSQPSPRQRYLSDSAYWLYLVHPPVLVALQLPMMLLPWPAELKAVIGLLLAVPILLASYHYFVRSTWLGVILNGRKYPAQLQTVAIETCLEPQASV, encoded by the coding sequence ATGAAACACGACTCCGAACGCTTTCACGCCTTCGACGCCCTGCGCGCCGCCATGATGCTGCTGGGGGTCGCGCTGCACAGCTCCACCGCCTACTCCACCTTCCCGGATGTCTGGTGGCTGAAGGACCCGGTCACCAGCCGCTGGCTGGACGCCTTCCTGCTCTTCGTCCATGGCTTCCGGCTGCCCGCCTTCTTCGTCATGAGCGGGTTCTTTGCGGCCCTCCTCATCAGCCGCCGCGGCTGGCAGGGCTTCCTCGAAAACCGGGTCGCCCGGCTGGGCTTGCCGTTCCTGCTGGGCATGCTCGTCCTGTACCCGTTCCTGAAGATCGCCGCCGTCTTCGCCTATTTCCTGGTCCGCGACCCCAACGCCTGGAACCGAACCCTCGGCTGGCTGGCGGAGGGACGGCTCGAACGCGCCATCGAGCCGATGCACCTGTGGTTTCTTGAAATCCTGATGTGGCTGTGCCTCGCCGCCGCTCCGCTCGCCCCGCGCCTCACCCGCTGGCTGGGCCGGCCCTGGTTCCGCTCCATCCTGGCCAGCCGCCTGGCTCCGGTGTTCTGGAGCCTCCTCACCTTCTTCACCCTCCTCTCGATGGAGTTCGGGATCCTCGATACCCCGCACAATTTCGCGCCCCACTTCCGAATCATTGCCGCCTACGCCGTGTTCTTCGCCTTCGGCTGGGGCCTCTACTGTCATCGGGCCTCGCTCCCACTGCTGCGCGGCGCCGGTTGGCCCCACCTCTGCCTCGCCGTCCTGTTTACCTTCATCACGCTGGGCGCCATCGACCGTCAGGTAGCCAACCGCGCCGTGCGCGACTGGCCCGCCTTCCTCGCCACCTGTGCCGGCACGGCTCTCACCGCCTGGTGTATGATCTTCGGCCTCATCGGCCTTTTCCTGCGCTACTTCTCCCAGCCTTCGCCGCGCCAGCGCTATCTGTCCGACTCGGCCTATTGGCTGTATCTGGTCCACCCGCCCGTCCTGGTCGCCTTGCAGCTCCCCATGATGCTGCTGCCCTGGCCCGCGGAACTGAAGGCCGTCATCGGACTGTTGTTGGCGGTGCCCATCCTGCTCGCCAGTTATCACTACTTCGTCCGCTCCACCTGGCTGGGCGTCATCCTGAATGGGCGCAAATATCCGGCACAGCTCCAAACCGTCGCAATTGAAACTTGTTTGGAACCGCAAGCATCCGTATAA
- a CDS encoding Gfo/Idh/MocA family protein, translated as MRIAVVGLGFMGLTHLKAYKRIPGVEIGAVSCNDPKVLAGDLSSIQGNLDVAGEAVDFQSAQKFADALECVREADVDAVDLCLPTAMHAPIAIAALRAGKHVLVEKPMALDAAQCDEMMAEAEKAGRLLMSAQVLRFFPAYVPLIEAAQTGKLGEPRHALFRRRCAAPGWSAWLTNKSTSGGGVFDLLIHDVDMALVCFGMPTAVSATGYEDLPAGVDMLTAQLHYPSGFAVTITGGWHLPSNYPFSMEYTVVGQDAAIEYSSAGRPPHWYGRGEERALPLSDVDGYQAEIEYFVHCIQTGAKPERCTPQSSAAAVKLTRLLEEARARQGEMLPCPLSL; from the coding sequence ATGCGCATCGCAGTGGTCGGACTTGGCTTCATGGGGCTCACCCATCTGAAAGCCTACAAACGTATCCCCGGCGTCGAGATCGGCGCCGTAAGTTGCAATGATCCAAAGGTCCTGGCCGGAGATCTATCCTCCATCCAGGGCAACCTCGACGTCGCCGGCGAAGCGGTCGATTTTCAATCGGCCCAGAAGTTCGCCGACGCCCTCGAATGTGTACGCGAAGCGGACGTAGACGCCGTGGACCTCTGCCTGCCCACGGCCATGCACGCGCCCATCGCCATCGCCGCCCTGCGGGCCGGCAAGCACGTCCTCGTCGAGAAGCCCATGGCCCTCGACGCCGCACAATGCGATGAGATGATGGCCGAGGCCGAAAAGGCCGGACGCCTGCTGATGAGCGCCCAGGTTTTGCGCTTCTTCCCCGCTTACGTCCCGCTCATCGAGGCGGCCCAGACGGGCAAGCTGGGCGAACCGCGGCACGCGCTGTTCCGCCGCCGGTGCGCCGCGCCCGGCTGGAGCGCCTGGCTCACGAACAAATCCACCTCAGGCGGGGGCGTCTTCGACCTCCTTATCCATGACGTCGACATGGCCCTTGTGTGCTTCGGCATGCCCACCGCTGTTTCGGCCACCGGCTATGAAGACCTCCCAGCCGGTGTCGACATGCTCACCGCGCAGCTCCATTACCCGTCGGGCTTCGCCGTGACCATCACCGGCGGCTGGCACTTGCCGTCCAACTACCCGTTCTCCATGGAGTACACCGTCGTTGGCCAGGACGCGGCCATTGAGTACAGCTCCGCCGGCCGGCCGCCCCACTGGTACGGCCGCGGCGAGGAGCGCGCCCTGCCGCTCTCCGACGTCGACGGCTACCAGGCCGAAATCGAGTACTTCGTCCACTGCATCCAGACCGGCGCGAAGCCAGAGCGCTGCACTCCGCAGTCGTCGGCCGCCGCCGTGAAGTTGACCCGGCTCCTTGAGGAGGCGCGGGCCCGCCAGGGAGAAATGTTGCCATGTCCACTCTCACTCTGA